The Sediminispirochaeta smaragdinae DSM 11293 genome has a segment encoding these proteins:
- the hslV gene encoding ATP-dependent protease subunit HslV — MSEEKSLTMHATTILAVRREGNVAMAGDGQVTLGQTLMKGNARKVRRIYDGKVLVGFAGATADAFTLFEHFEGKLKQHGGDITRSAVELAKLWRTDRALRRLEAMLLVADHTKTLLISGTGDVVEPENEAIAIGSGGNFAYAAALAYLDASDLSPKEIALRAMKIASGICIYTNDQFILEEIV; from the coding sequence ATGAGCGAAGAAAAGAGCCTCACCATGCATGCGACGACGATCCTCGCCGTCAGGCGTGAGGGAAACGTGGCAATGGCCGGTGACGGACAGGTAACATTGGGCCAGACACTAATGAAGGGAAATGCCCGAAAGGTTCGTCGGATATACGACGGAAAGGTTCTTGTCGGCTTTGCAGGAGCCACTGCGGATGCCTTTACCCTTTTTGAGCACTTTGAAGGAAAGTTGAAACAGCATGGCGGAGACATTACGCGTTCTGCGGTGGAGCTTGCAAAGCTCTGGAGGACCGATCGTGCCCTTCGCCGTTTGGAGGCAATGCTGCTTGTGGCCGATCATACCAAAACATTGCTTATCAGCGGAACCGGTGATGTAGTAGAGCCGGAAAACGAGGCTATTGCCATCGGCAGCGGCGGTAATTTCGCCTACGCCGCTGCTCTTGCCTATCTTGATGCCTCTGATCTTTCTCCGAAGGAGATTGCCCTTCGTGCGATGAAGATCGCCTCCGGTATCTGTATCTACACCAACGACCAGTTCATTCTGGAGGAGATAGTATGA
- the hslU gene encoding ATP-dependent protease ATPase subunit HslU gives MKQDFDTMTPRQIVTELDKYIVGQEKAKKAVAIALRNRVRRRMLAENLRDEIAPKNIIMIGPTGVGKTEIARRLSRLSGAPFIKVEATKYTEVGYVGRDVESMVRDLMAVSLNMVKAEMSEGVKEEAENRAEEALLDLLLPGIGGDPSVPEVGGGQGATREKFRTMLREGKLDDKLVEVQVSGGSFPTIEVFSGQSPEAMDVNFGNLGSIFGGGKKRKRVRVEQAKKILLDEEMDKLIDTERAGDIARERCEQMGIIFIDEIDKVAVKSDQGGADVSREGVQRDILPIVEGSTVNTKYGMIDTSHILFIAAGAFHTSKPSDLIPELQGRFPLRVELDDLDADDFVRILTEPENALTRQYIELLKTEGVDIEFTDPAIRKLSEIAAEVNARTENIGARRLHTIMELLLEEVSFTAPELKGQKIPITPEYVESQLGDIVQDQDLARYIL, from the coding sequence ATGAAACAGGATTTTGACACGATGACACCCCGCCAGATTGTCACTGAGCTGGATAAGTATATTGTCGGTCAGGAAAAGGCGAAAAAGGCCGTTGCAATTGCCCTGCGAAACAGGGTCAGGCGTCGTATGCTGGCCGAAAATCTAAGGGATGAAATCGCGCCGAAGAATATCATCATGATAGGCCCGACCGGCGTAGGAAAGACCGAAATAGCCCGAAGACTTTCGAGGCTTAGCGGTGCGCCGTTTATCAAGGTTGAAGCGACGAAATATACGGAAGTCGGTTATGTGGGGCGGGATGTCGAATCCATGGTCAGAGACCTCATGGCCGTTTCTCTGAATATGGTTAAGGCCGAGATGTCCGAGGGGGTCAAGGAGGAGGCCGAAAACCGGGCGGAGGAGGCCCTTCTTGACCTTTTGCTTCCGGGCATTGGGGGAGATCCTTCTGTTCCCGAGGTCGGTGGCGGGCAGGGTGCTACCCGAGAAAAATTCAGGACCATGTTGAGGGAAGGAAAACTGGACGATAAACTTGTGGAAGTCCAGGTCAGTGGCGGTTCCTTTCCCACCATAGAAGTCTTTAGCGGTCAGAGCCCCGAGGCAATGGATGTTAACTTCGGAAATCTCGGTTCAATCTTCGGAGGCGGTAAGAAGCGCAAACGGGTGAGAGTCGAACAGGCGAAAAAGATCCTGCTTGACGAAGAGATGGATAAATTGATCGATACCGAGCGGGCCGGAGATATCGCCAGGGAGCGATGCGAGCAGATGGGCATCATCTTTATCGATGAAATTGACAAGGTTGCCGTGAAATCGGACCAGGGTGGTGCCGACGTAAGCAGGGAAGGGGTCCAGCGGGATATCCTCCCCATTGTGGAAGGTTCGACCGTCAACACCAAGTACGGTATGATCGATACCAGTCACATCCTCTTCATTGCTGCCGGTGCCTTTCATACCAGTAAGCCGAGTGATCTGATTCCCGAGCTCCAGGGGCGATTTCCTCTGCGTGTGGAACTCGACGACCTCGATGCCGACGACTTTGTCAGAATTCTGACCGAGCCTGAAAATGCCCTGACCAGGCAATATATCGAACTCTTGAAAACCGAAGGGGTGGATATTGAGTTTACCGATCCCGCGATCAGAAAGCTGAGCGAGATTGCGGCTGAGGTGAATGCCCGGACCGAGAATATCGGAGCACGGCGTCTTCACACCATTATGGAACTGCTGCTGGAGGAGGTCTCCTTTACCGCTCCCGAGCTTAAAGGGCAGAAGATACCGATTACCCCCGAGTATGTGGAGAGCCAACTCGGAGATATTGTGCAGGATCAGGACCTTGCACGGTACATCCTGTAG
- the flgB gene encoding flagellar basal body rod protein FlgB, with translation MFLNNSFGKTLDVLHRSMDVEMLRRQVMANNIANADTPNYKRSVVNFESQLARALDSEKVTKPQAALTNERHIPFNRVQNYRDVRPKRVLDYLSESDNNGNNVDVEEESMLLLQNQLRYDMMSRVVAGEFSRVNIVLR, from the coding sequence ATGTTTCTGAATAATAGTTTTGGAAAAACCCTCGATGTTTTGCACCGTTCCATGGATGTGGAGATGCTCAGGCGTCAGGTGATGGCGAATAATATTGCCAATGCCGATACGCCGAACTATAAACGGAGTGTCGTTAATTTCGAATCGCAGCTCGCCAGGGCCCTCGATTCTGAAAAGGTAACCAAGCCTCAGGCGGCCCTTACCAATGAGCGTCACATTCCATTTAATCGTGTCCAGAATTATCGTGATGTCCGGCCCAAACGGGTCCTGGATTACCTGAGTGAATCGGACAACAACGGTAATAATGTGGACGTGGAGGAGGAGAGTATGCTTCTTCTTCAGAATCAGTTGCGATACGACATGATGAGCAGGGTTGTTGCAGGGGAATTTTCCCGGGTCAACATCGTTCTGCGTTAG
- the flgC gene encoding flagellar basal body rod protein FlgC, with amino-acid sequence MGLFSSINVAATGMSAQRLRLDVVSDNIANASTARTPEGGPFRRSRVIFRARNSQPYWRSPFLPTALDNGVGRGVRVASVQKDMDAKPKLVYDPTHPDAIQTGPKKGYVEMPNVNIVEEMVDMMSASRSYEANVAVVNGSKAMFMRALEIGR; translated from the coding sequence ATGGGCCTTTTTAGCAGCATCAACGTGGCGGCCACCGGCATGAGCGCCCAGCGCTTACGTCTGGATGTGGTGAGCGATAATATTGCCAATGCAAGCACGGCGAGAACCCCCGAAGGGGGGCCCTTCAGACGCAGTCGGGTTATTTTTCGAGCACGTAACAGCCAGCCTTACTGGCGGAGTCCTTTTCTTCCCACCGCCCTTGATAATGGTGTGGGGCGAGGGGTTCGTGTTGCTTCTGTTCAAAAGGATATGGATGCAAAGCCCAAGCTGGTCTACGATCCGACCCATCCCGATGCTATTCAGACGGGTCCGAAAAAGGGTTACGTTGAAATGCCCAACGTCAATATTGTGGAGGAGATGGTGGACATGATGAGTGCCAGCCGCTCCTATGAGGCGAATGTGGCCGTGGTGAACGGAAGCAAGGCAATGTTCATGCGGGCCCTCGAGATTGGGAGGTAA
- the fliE gene encoding flagellar hook-basal body complex protein FliE, whose amino-acid sequence MSAITGAAVGDIVRLAKTNPSHLSGIVHANEEKVDAPMVGQDFGSLVEKALTGASNQEQEANALAQQFITDPDSVDVHDVTIAMGKANMAVSMTKSVVDEALKAYREIINLR is encoded by the coding sequence ATGAGTGCGATTACAGGAGCCGCCGTCGGTGATATCGTCAGGCTGGCAAAAACCAACCCTTCACATCTTTCCGGAATCGTGCACGCCAATGAGGAAAAAGTTGATGCTCCCATGGTCGGGCAGGATTTCGGATCCCTGGTGGAAAAGGCCCTCACCGGGGCCAGTAACCAGGAGCAGGAGGCCAATGCCCTTGCCCAGCAGTTTATTACCGATCCCGATAGTGTGGATGTTCACGATGTCACCATCGCCATGGGAAAGGCGAATATGGCGGTATCGATGACCAAGAGTGTTGTTGACGAAGCCTTGAAAGCGTATCGTGAGATTATAAACCTGAGATAG
- the fliF gene encoding flagellar basal-body MS-ring/collar protein FliF, which produces MNEWLKKSIDQLKALWGKWSMVQKLILAAVVVVAVVGIVLMLHVSATPSMVPLITAPITDQDKLDKISVRLDEEGVEHTITAEGLILVPDKRTAQRMVSILAREDLIPADTSPWDIFKMDRWTLTDFERNVNLRRAITENLEQHIEALEDVDNAQVTLVLPEDKLFQEDQNPVTASVIITPRPGSDITQSRSKIEGIVKLVRLAVEGLKDENIVISDQRGVVLNDFADMADFDRLELSKRQLDQKQRLEATYKNQIFTEMSQIFGSDRVSILKVDIDLDFRKETVSTEEHFPVTTVEDNPNTPYNEREYVLSIPRSSEIVKEEFKGTGFNPEGPPGQEGQTPPAYKDMNNLVGNYNKNSEIINQEVNTRNIVEEKSPWTIRRITVGVAVDGVWRWSYNENGTVKLDTDGSIEREYTPVSDEDLNKAQTLIEHAVGFNRERGDSVTVQHIQFDRSNQFAQEDEHFRAQKRLQQAILYSIIGLAVIIVAFIVFRLISRELERRRRLREEELARQHQMMREAALRNAEEEEMEVAMSVEERARMEMQENAINMAREHPEDVAQLIRTWLAEE; this is translated from the coding sequence ATGAACGAATGGTTGAAAAAGAGTATCGACCAGCTGAAAGCCTTATGGGGAAAGTGGTCGATGGTGCAAAAGCTCATTCTCGCAGCGGTGGTAGTGGTGGCCGTGGTGGGGATTGTGCTGATGTTGCATGTCAGTGCGACACCGAGCATGGTGCCTTTGATAACGGCGCCCATTACAGACCAGGATAAACTGGACAAGATTAGTGTTCGTCTTGATGAAGAAGGGGTTGAACATACAATAACCGCCGAGGGATTGATCCTTGTTCCCGATAAGCGAACGGCCCAGCGAATGGTCTCGATTTTGGCCCGGGAAGATTTAATCCCTGCAGATACCTCTCCCTGGGATATCTTTAAGATGGACCGCTGGACCCTTACGGACTTCGAACGGAATGTGAACCTCCGGAGGGCCATCACCGAAAACCTCGAACAGCATATAGAAGCACTTGAGGATGTAGACAATGCGCAGGTAACCCTGGTTTTACCCGAAGACAAGCTTTTTCAGGAAGACCAAAATCCTGTTACCGCTTCGGTCATTATTACCCCCAGACCGGGTTCTGATATCACCCAAAGCCGATCCAAAATTGAAGGAATCGTAAAACTGGTACGCCTGGCAGTAGAAGGTTTAAAAGATGAAAACATCGTTATTAGCGACCAGCGTGGTGTTGTTCTGAACGATTTTGCCGACATGGCCGATTTTGATCGTCTGGAACTTTCGAAGCGGCAGCTTGACCAGAAGCAGCGGCTTGAGGCTACTTACAAGAATCAGATCTTCACAGAGATGAGTCAGATATTCGGTTCCGATCGTGTCAGCATCCTCAAGGTTGATATCGATCTCGACTTCCGAAAGGAAACGGTCTCCACCGAAGAACATTTCCCCGTTACCACCGTAGAGGATAATCCCAATACCCCTTACAACGAGCGCGAATATGTACTCTCCATTCCCCGTTCCAGTGAGATTGTCAAGGAGGAGTTTAAGGGGACCGGATTCAATCCCGAGGGTCCTCCGGGACAGGAAGGGCAAACCCCTCCTGCCTACAAGGACATGAATAATCTCGTGGGAAACTACAACAAGAATTCCGAAATCATTAATCAGGAAGTCAATACGAGGAATATCGTCGAAGAGAAGAGTCCGTGGACCATTCGTCGCATCACTGTCGGTGTGGCCGTCGACGGAGTGTGGCGTTGGAGCTACAATGAAAACGGAACGGTGAAACTGGACACCGACGGTTCCATCGAGCGGGAATACACACCGGTCTCCGACGAAGATCTGAATAAGGCCCAGACCCTTATCGAGCATGCGGTCGGCTTCAACAGGGAACGGGGAGATTCCGTCACCGTTCAGCACATCCAATTCGATCGTTCCAACCAATTTGCCCAGGAAGATGAACATTTTCGGGCCCAGAAACGACTGCAGCAGGCGATCCTCTACTCGATTATCGGCCTCGCTGTCATCATCGTCGCCTTTATCGTGTTCAGGCTGATAAGTAGGGAACTTGAGCGGCGAAGAAGACTTCGGGAAGAAGAGCTTGCCCGTCAGCATCAGATGATGCGGGAAGCGGCCCTGCGGAATGCGGAAGAGGAAGAGATGGAAGTGGCCATGTCGGTGGAAGAGCGGGCTCGCATGGAGATGCAGGAAAACGCCATCAATATGGCGCGGGAGCATCCGGAGGATGTCGCTCAGCTGATACGGACCTGGTTGGCGGAGGAGTAG
- the fliG gene encoding flagellar motor switch protein FliG, with translation MAKQSGGQAAAAGGKKIKKELSGRQKAAIFLVTLGSEISAEIFKHMREDEIETLTFEIARLDNVDSEDRDRVLMEFKELMMAQDFITSGGIDYARELLEKSLGSQKAVDIINRLTSSLQVRPFDFIRRTDPAHLMNFIQQEHPQTIALILAYLEPAKASAILGSLSHELQSDVAKRIATMDRTSPETLREVERVLEKKLSTLSSEDFTAAGGVENIVEIINLVDRTTEKAIIESLEEEDPELAEEIKKRMFVFEDIVLLDDRAIQKVLREVDTAELAKALRGVEAEVQDKIFRNMSKRASALLKEEMEYMGPIRLKDVEETQQKIVAIIRKLEDQGEIVVARSGEDEMVV, from the coding sequence ATGGCAAAACAGAGCGGAGGTCAGGCCGCCGCTGCCGGCGGGAAAAAGATCAAAAAAGAGCTTTCGGGACGACAGAAGGCTGCTATTTTCCTCGTTACCCTCGGTTCGGAGATCTCCGCCGAGATCTTCAAGCATATGCGGGAAGACGAGATCGAAACCCTTACCTTCGAGATCGCGCGGCTTGATAATGTGGATTCTGAGGACCGGGATAGGGTCCTGATGGAGTTCAAGGAGCTTATGATGGCTCAGGACTTCATTACTTCCGGTGGTATAGACTATGCTCGGGAACTTTTGGAAAAAAGCCTCGGCAGCCAAAAGGCGGTGGATATTATCAACCGTCTCACCAGCAGCCTACAGGTGCGTCCCTTCGATTTTATCAGACGCACCGATCCTGCCCACCTGATGAACTTCATCCAGCAGGAGCATCCACAGACCATTGCCTTGATTCTGGCCTATCTGGAACCTGCTAAGGCTTCGGCCATTCTGGGCAGTCTTTCCCACGAACTCCAGTCCGATGTCGCCAAGCGAATAGCCACCATGGATAGAACCAGCCCCGAGACCTTACGTGAGGTGGAACGGGTGCTCGAGAAAAAGCTTTCGACCCTTTCCAGTGAGGATTTTACCGCTGCCGGTGGTGTTGAGAATATCGTCGAGATCATCAACCTCGTGGACCGCACCACCGAGAAGGCGATCATCGAATCCCTTGAGGAAGAGGATCCCGAGTTGGCAGAAGAGATCAAAAAGCGAATGTTTGTCTTCGAGGATATCGTTCTTCTCGACGACCGGGCGATCCAGAAGGTACTCAGGGAAGTGGATACCGCCGAGCTTGCAAAGGCCTTGCGCGGCGTAGAGGCGGAGGTCCAGGACAAGATCTTCCGGAACATGTCCAAGCGAGCATCCGCACTTCTGAAGGAAGAGATGGAATACATGGGACCGATCAGGCTCAAGGATGTGGAAGAGACCCAGCAGAAGATTGTCGCCATCATCAGGAAGCTCGAAGATCAGGGAGAAATTGTTGTGGCCCGCTCCGGCGAAGACGAGATGGTCGTCTGA
- the fliH gene encoding flagellar assembly protein FliH, producing the protein MAKNVFRSQEVATLQDKVVLQTPFQPMIEEEIPAAVEEYTGPTADDLRREAELFRQNWEQEKQHMMESAEQEAKQIVSDAEERAFAEVKQKGDEARKTIQDAEEDARRILEDARHQAEQATADADTAASAVREAARKEGYEEGRQAGYDEGLEDAHRLAEQLQRVLDKAIEKRTAIIEESETQIIELVLMIARKVVKVISENQKNVVVNNVIQALRKLKSRGEVLVRVNLEDVELASDRIKDFIRMVENVRAVTVVEDSTVDRGGCVIETDFGEIDARISSQLKEIEDRILELAPIRSRTNEELEV; encoded by the coding sequence TTGGCCAAGAATGTGTTTCGTTCCCAGGAGGTTGCAACCTTACAGGATAAGGTTGTGCTGCAAACTCCTTTCCAGCCCATGATCGAGGAAGAGATTCCTGCGGCGGTGGAGGAGTATACCGGACCCACCGCCGATGATCTGCGACGGGAAGCCGAGCTTTTCCGACAAAACTGGGAGCAGGAAAAGCAGCACATGATGGAAAGCGCCGAACAAGAGGCGAAGCAAATCGTTTCCGACGCCGAGGAGAGGGCTTTTGCCGAGGTAAAACAAAAAGGAGACGAGGCGCGCAAAACAATCCAGGATGCGGAAGAGGATGCTCGCCGTATCTTGGAGGATGCCCGCCACCAGGCCGAACAGGCGACTGCCGATGCCGATACTGCGGCCTCCGCGGTTCGGGAGGCCGCACGGAAAGAGGGGTATGAGGAAGGAAGACAGGCTGGATACGATGAGGGGCTTGAGGATGCCCACCGTCTTGCCGAACAGCTTCAGCGGGTTCTCGACAAGGCGATCGAAAAGCGAACCGCCATCATCGAAGAATCGGAGACCCAGATTATCGAGTTGGTTTTGATGATCGCCAGGAAGGTTGTGAAGGTGATCAGCGAAAACCAGAAAAACGTGGTTGTCAACAACGTCATCCAGGCCTTGAGAAAGCTTAAAAGCCGGGGAGAGGTCCTTGTCAGGGTCAACCTCGAGGATGTGGAACTTGCCAGTGACCGCATCAAGGATTTTATCCGTATGGTTGAAAATGTACGGGCCGTTACTGTTGTAGAGGATTCCACTGTGGATCGGGGGGGCTGTGTTATCGAGACCGATTTCGGTGAAATCGATGCCAGAATCTCCAGTCAGCTGAAAGAGATTGAGGATAGAATTCTGGAGCTGGCTCCCATACGCAGTCGTACGAATGAGGAGCTCGAGGTATGA
- a CDS encoding FliI/YscN family ATPase: MTALFQKYTDVLERMDPIKEIGTVREVKGLLVESHGPQVVVGELCQILTSGGEPVWAEVVGFRDRTVQLMPFESMDGIEPGSQVVAMGETLSVPVSEKMLGRVLDAMGRPIDGKGPVGGAESVSTVNTPPNVLTRKPIKRQMVTGVRAIDTMTPIGKGQRIGIFSGSGVGKSTLLGMIARNTSADINVIALIGERGREVQEFIEYDLGPEGLERSILVVSTGDTAPLSRLRGAFVATTIAEHFRDKGADVMLLFDSVTRFARAQREIGLAVGEPPATRGYTPSVFSTLPKLLERCGTGERGTITGFYTILVEGDDMDEPVADAVRGILDGHIVLSRKLAQAYRYPAIDVLASLSRLGTKITSPLVQKASGKLRSLLAVYTDAEDLINVGAYAEGSNSAIDEAIEKIDAIREFLGQGITEAAPIRETIARMGAIAGIPIPEEELDAYETVSIRA; encoded by the coding sequence ATGACCGCTCTTTTTCAGAAATATACCGATGTTCTGGAACGAATGGATCCGATCAAGGAGATTGGTACCGTCCGTGAGGTCAAGGGGCTGCTTGTGGAGAGCCACGGACCCCAGGTCGTTGTCGGAGAATTATGTCAGATCCTTACCTCGGGAGGGGAGCCGGTATGGGCCGAGGTCGTCGGTTTTCGGGACAGAACCGTTCAGCTGATGCCCTTCGAATCAATGGACGGAATCGAGCCTGGCTCCCAGGTCGTAGCGATGGGTGAAACTCTTTCCGTTCCCGTTTCCGAAAAGATGCTTGGGAGGGTCCTTGATGCCATGGGCCGCCCCATTGACGGAAAGGGGCCGGTCGGCGGGGCTGAAAGCGTCTCCACGGTCAACACCCCTCCAAATGTACTGACTCGTAAGCCAATCAAGCGTCAGATGGTTACCGGGGTCCGGGCGATCGACACCATGACCCCTATCGGCAAAGGACAGCGCATTGGTATCTTTTCGGGAAGCGGAGTGGGAAAATCGACCCTTTTGGGGATGATCGCGCGCAACACCTCGGCCGATATCAATGTCATCGCCCTCATCGGGGAACGAGGACGGGAGGTCCAGGAGTTTATCGAGTACGACCTCGGGCCTGAAGGGCTCGAGCGTTCCATTCTCGTTGTCTCCACCGGTGATACCGCTCCTTTGAGCCGACTTCGCGGAGCCTTTGTGGCTACCACCATCGCCGAGCATTTTCGTGACAAGGGTGCGGATGTCATGCTCTTGTTCGATTCGGTTACCCGCTTTGCCAGAGCCCAGCGTGAGATTGGCCTTGCGGTCGGAGAACCTCCCGCCACCAGGGGCTACACGCCCTCCGTTTTTTCCACCCTTCCGAAGCTGCTTGAGCGCTGCGGGACAGGAGAGCGGGGAACTATTACCGGTTTTTATACCATCCTTGTGGAGGGCGATGATATGGATGAGCCGGTTGCCGACGCCGTTCGTGGTATTCTGGATGGACATATCGTCTTGAGCAGGAAGTTGGCCCAGGCCTATCGTTATCCTGCCATCGATGTGCTTGCCAGTTTAAGCCGTCTCGGAACGAAGATCACCTCTCCTTTGGTCCAGAAGGCCTCAGGAAAGCTTAGATCGCTTCTCGCGGTCTATACCGACGCCGAGGATCTGATCAATGTCGGAGCCTATGCCGAAGGCAGTAATTCCGCCATCGACGAGGCGATAGAAAAGATCGATGCGATTCGTGAATTCCTGGGACAAGGCATTACCGAAGCGGCACCGATCAGAGAAACCATAGCCCGTATGGGAGCGATTGCGGGAATTCCCATTCCTGAAGAGGAGCTGGACGCATATGAAACGGTTTCAATTCGCGCTTGA
- the fliJ gene encoding flagellar export protein FliJ translates to MKRFQFALESILELRQWEERQKEIDLGKIIGECVTVRRQIEERTMQERQSFLDRRDGFDLEELLEIEHFGRRMRCERQELSIRLEDLEAKRAEAQEEFLEASRKRKVLEKLKERKAEIHRKQELAVQQRSLDEIGSSLSVRVRQGR, encoded by the coding sequence ATGAAACGGTTTCAATTCGCGCTTGAATCTATCCTGGAGCTTCGTCAATGGGAGGAGCGACAGAAGGAGATCGATCTCGGAAAGATCATTGGAGAATGTGTTACCGTCAGGCGTCAGATCGAAGAGCGTACCATGCAGGAGCGACAAAGTTTTCTCGACCGGCGAGACGGCTTCGATCTTGAGGAGCTTCTGGAGATTGAGCATTTCGGTCGTCGCATGCGATGCGAGCGACAGGAGCTTTCCATCAGACTGGAAGATCTCGAGGCAAAACGGGCCGAGGCTCAAGAGGAATTCCTCGAGGCTTCCCGTAAGCGCAAGGTCCTGGAGAAGCTGAAAGAACGGAAGGCCGAAATTCATAGAAAGCAGGAGCTGGCCGTACAGCAGAGGAGCCTCGACGAGATTGGTTCTTCTTTGTCGGTACGTGTAAGGCAAGGGAGGTAA
- a CDS encoding periplasmic-type flagellar collar protein FlbB, translating into MASAAQTGARIFVLVLLIIVLIFSGLLWFDYLGLIQVKPLFAPVLHMVGVDVPEEPPEAQNLDTLMLEKERLSKQLEALDIRDEELDRRESDLDTREAEIEQKLEVLQEREDGLKEQENSFNQRLKLYENKRANLRQAAQYYVGMPPQQAVDRLLEMDDQDVIDILRTVEEIAQESGEASTVSYWLSLMPADRAAVLSRKMIVKP; encoded by the coding sequence GTGGCATCAGCGGCACAAACCGGAGCACGGATCTTTGTATTGGTTCTTCTCATCATAGTCCTGATCTTCTCCGGACTGCTTTGGTTCGATTATCTCGGCCTGATTCAGGTGAAACCGCTTTTTGCGCCGGTCCTGCACATGGTAGGGGTTGACGTTCCCGAAGAGCCTCCCGAAGCACAGAATCTGGACACCCTTATGCTCGAGAAGGAGCGTCTTTCCAAGCAGCTTGAGGCTCTCGATATTAGGGATGAAGAGCTCGATCGACGGGAGAGTGACCTTGATACCAGGGAAGCTGAGATCGAGCAAAAGCTGGAAGTGCTTCAGGAACGGGAAGATGGTCTGAAAGAACAAGAAAATTCGTTTAACCAAAGGCTGAAACTGTACGAAAATAAAAGAGCAAACCTGCGACAGGCGGCTCAATATTACGTCGGTATGCCGCCTCAGCAGGCCGTCGACCGTCTTTTGGAGATGGACGACCAGGATGTGATTGATATTCTTCGGACGGTTGAGGAGATAGCCCAGGAAAGTGGTGAGGCTTCCACCGTCTCCTACTGGCTGAGCTTGATGCCTGCGGATCGTGCCGCCGTCCTGAGCAGAAAAATGATCGTAAAGCCCTGA